The Cellulomonas sp. S1-8 genome has a window encoding:
- a CDS encoding class I SAM-dependent methyltransferase yields MSGQFYSDATLYDRLFPGSEQAVEFYRAEAGRHGGRVLELGSGTGNKLIPIASDGHACTGLELSAAMLAEARRKAAERGVEVEWVQGDMREFDLGRTFDLVLIAANSLLHLHAAEDLVACFRLVRRHLAPGARLVFDVFNPSVGVLAQADGIRRRRDALSFVDPDRGVVHVDVADEYDAAAQVTRGRWYFSTDSEADFVVMPLEIRSIFPQELPLLLSLGGLRVVERFGDWSRAPLTAGAALQLYVCEPH; encoded by the coding sequence ATGAGCGGGCAGTTCTACTCGGATGCGACGTTGTACGACCGGTTGTTCCCCGGGAGCGAGCAGGCCGTCGAGTTCTACAGGGCCGAGGCCGGTCGGCACGGCGGGCGCGTCCTGGAGCTCGGGAGCGGCACCGGGAACAAGCTGATCCCGATCGCCTCCGACGGGCACGCGTGCACGGGCCTCGAGCTCTCAGCGGCCATGCTCGCCGAGGCTCGGCGCAAAGCGGCCGAGCGTGGCGTGGAGGTGGAGTGGGTGCAGGGCGACATGCGCGAGTTCGACCTGGGCCGGACGTTCGACCTCGTGCTCATCGCCGCCAACTCGTTGCTCCACCTGCACGCTGCCGAGGACCTGGTGGCCTGCTTCCGGTTGGTGCGACGGCACCTGGCGCCCGGAGCGCGGCTCGTCTTCGACGTGTTCAACCCGAGCGTCGGCGTGCTCGCCCAGGCCGACGGCATCCGACGACGACGCGACGCGCTGTCGTTCGTGGACCCTGATCGTGGCGTGGTGCACGTCGACGTCGCGGACGAGTACGACGCGGCCGCGCAGGTCACTCGCGGCAGGTGGTACTTCTCGACCGACTCCGAGGCCGACTTCGTCGTCATGCCGCTCGAGATCAGGAGCATCTTTCCCCAGGAGCTGCCGCTGCTGCTCTCGCTCGGCGGTCTGCGGGTGGTCGAGCGCTTCGGTGACTGGTCCCGTGCGCCACTCACCGCAGGTGCGGCGCTCCAGCTCTACGTCTGCGAACCGCACTGA
- a CDS encoding AbrB/MazE/SpoVT family DNA-binding domain-containing protein — translation MRTDRARRAHGTVNKQGRVVIPAEVRAALALEAGDRVEFVVEDDGVRLVTARAAAMAVWANNTGGDAGDSTAKVRAARTEDQRLEEAGFNRSTPAPADLDLSAADLLAELGVA, via the coding sequence ATGAGGACAGATCGAGCACGCCGCGCCCACGGAACGGTCAACAAGCAGGGGCGGGTCGTGATCCCCGCAGAGGTCCGCGCTGCGCTCGCACTCGAGGCCGGTGACCGCGTCGAGTTCGTGGTCGAGGACGACGGCGTCCGGCTCGTGACGGCACGCGCCGCTGCCATGGCCGTGTGGGCGAACAACACAGGCGGTGACGCCGGTGACTCCACGGCCAAGGTTCGGGCGGCGCGCACCGAGGACCAACGGCTCGAGGAGGCCGGCTTCAACCGCAGCACGCCTGCTCCGGCAGACCTGGACCTCAGCGCTGCCGACCTGCTCGCCGAGCTCGGGGTGGCATGA
- a CDS encoding PIN domain-containing protein translates to MTNVAFDSSVLLTWILQEPTWQRVDALLSNPQITPVLAGPVLTEVVHRARVDGNTSTPSQLWTAFSAHGAVIAHPEDDDLLRAAELREASDAHPGPHHATLSLGDALILATVERLGVKVVTRDRYWSWFAAQGHTTATVLDYVSSGAGR, encoded by the coding sequence ATGACGAACGTCGCGTTCGACAGCTCGGTGCTGCTCACCTGGATCCTGCAAGAACCGACCTGGCAACGTGTCGACGCCTTGCTGAGCAACCCGCAGATCACCCCTGTCCTCGCCGGCCCGGTCCTAACGGAGGTCGTCCACCGTGCGCGGGTCGACGGCAACACCTCGACCCCGTCACAGCTCTGGACGGCTTTCTCCGCCCACGGCGCCGTGATCGCTCACCCCGAGGACGACGACCTGCTGCGCGCAGCAGAGCTGCGGGAGGCCTCCGACGCCCACCCCGGTCCCCATCACGCCACGCTGTCGCTCGGTGACGCTCTGATCCTCGCGACCGTCGAGCGGTTGGGTGTCAAGGTCGTCACGCGCGACAGGTACTGGTCGTGGTTCGCCGCCCAGGGTCACACCACAGCCACCGTCCTCGACTACGTGTCGTCGGGCGCGGGCCGCTAG